Below is a window of Robbsia betulipollinis DNA.
CAGGCGAAGCCGATCCTGCCGCCGGGCGCCGTCGCCGCGCCGTCGCGGCGGCTGTCGCCGCAACTGGCGCTCGACGACTACGGCTTCAAGGGGCCGGGCAAGGCCGGGCCGAAGACGCTGCGCCTTCTGACCATCGCCATCGATCCGGGTCATGGCGGGGAAGACCCGGGCGCCACCGGCATGACCGGCATGCACGAGAAGCATGTCGTGCTCGATATCGGCAGCAAGCTGCGCGAGAAGATCGACGCCGAGCCGAACATGCGCGCGATGATGACGCGCGACGACGACTTTTTCGTGCCGCTCAATGTGCGCGTGCAGAAAGCGCGCCGCGTCGGGGCGGACCTGTTCGTCTCGATCCACGCCGATGCCTTCACGACGCCGCAGGCGCGCGGCTCCTCGGTCTTTGCGCTGTCCGACCGCGGCGCGAGCAGCGCCGCCGCACGCTGGATGGCGAACAAGGAGAATTCGTCCGATACCATCGGCGGCGTACCCGCCGGCATCCAGGACGTAGCCCTGACGCGCGCGCTGCTGGACATGTCCACCACCGCGCAGATCCGCGACAGCATGAAGTACGGCAGCTTCGTGCTGAACGAAATCGGCGGCATCAACAAGCTGCACAAGGGATCGGTCGAACAGGCGGGGTTCGCGGTGTTGAAGGCGCCCGACATCCCGTCGGTGCTTGTGGAAACCGCCTTCATCAGCAACCCGGAGGAAGAGGCGAAGCTGAAGAACGAGGATTACCGCGATCAGATGGCGAACGCCATCCTGCGCGGTATCAAGAAGTACCTGGCCGCGCATCCGCCGCTGGCGAAAAACACGGTGGTGTGACGTTTCGCGCCCGAGGCCCCGCGCCTGAAGGACGTCCCGGGCGTACCCCGGCGCCGGCGCTCAGTTCGGGCGCACGCCGCCGCGCGGTTTCCTGAACAGCTTCCAGATCGCGCCGGCCGCGAGCGGCACGACCGCCGCGAACACGCCGACCAGGACGATCACGTTCAGGTACTGGCGCACGAACGGCAGATTGCCGAAGAAATAGCCGGCGATCACCAGCGCACCTACCCACAGCACCGCACCCAGCACGTTGAACGCCTGGAAACGCACCATGCTCATGCCGGACACCCCGGCGATGAACGGCGCGAACGTGCGCACGACCGGCGCGAAACGGGCGAGCACGAGCGTCTTGCCGCCATGGCGTTCGTAGAAACCGTGCGTCTTGCGCAACGCGTCGCGGTCGAGGAAACGCCAGTTCGAATCGAATACCTTCGGCCCGATGAAGGACCCGATCAGGTAGTTCAACGTGTTGCCGAGCACGGCCGCCAGCAACAGCAGCACGAACAGCATGCCGAGGGACATCGCGCCGCTCGCCGCGAACGCGCCGGCGATGAACAGCAGCGAGTCCCCGGGCAGGAACGGCAACACCACCAGACCGGTTTCGCAGAAAACGATCAGGAAGAGAATGGCGTAGACCCAGCCGCCGTAATGCTGAATGAAAATGCCGAGAAACTTGTCGATATGGATCAGCATCCCGACAAACTGCAAAAACGTGTCCAAAGCGCGGCCTATTTCGGTGAGGTCGGTGGGGAAAAAGCGGTGCCCAATCATACCGGAAAGCGTCCCGCGGACTGAAGTTTCACCGGCGCATCGACGGATGCCGTTCGTTATAATCGGTGAATGTCCGACCGATCCCCCCCTCCTTCGCCCGACGCGTCCGCCGTCGATCCCCTGACGCCCCTGCCTCCGCCGGACGCATCCGACGTCGGTGTCGGTGTCGGTGCCGGTGCCGGCCCCGCCGCCGGCGCGACCCCTGGAGCCGACGCGGCCGCTGGCGCTGGCGCCGCCGCTGAAGCCGGCGCGGCCCTCGAACCCGGTGCCGCCCCCGCATCCGGCGGCACGCCGCGCGTCATGCCCGCGCCGCGCGCGATCCAGGCCCTGCCGGACCAGCTGGTCAGCCAGATCGCCGCGGGCGAGGTGGTGGAGCGCCCGGCGTCGGTGGTCAAGGAACTGGTCGAGAATGCGCTCGACGCCGGCGCGCGCACGCTGCGGGTCGTGCTCGAGGGCGGCGGCGTCAAGCGCATCAGCATCACCGACGACGGCAGCGGCATCCCGGCCGGGGAACTGCCGCTCGCGCTGTTGCGGCACGCGACGAGCAAGATCCGCTCGCTGCACGAACTCGAAGCGGTGGCCACGCTCGGCTTTCGCGGCGAAGCGCTGGCCTCGATCGCCTCGGTCGCGCAGATGTCGGTGACGAGCCGCACCGCGGAGAGCGCGCACGCTACCCGGATCGATGCCGACACCGGCGCGCTGACCCCTGCGGCCGGCGCGGTCGGCACGACCATCGAGGTGCGTGAGCTGTATTTCAACACCCCGGCGCGGCGCAAGTTCCTGAAGAGCGAGCAGACCGAATTCGGCCATTGCCTGGAAGTCGTGCGGCGCGCGGCGCTGTCGTTTCCGGCGGTGGCGATCTCGGTCCTGCACAACGGCCGCGCGGTCGAGCACTGGAACCTGGCCGAACCGATGCAGCGCATCGCCAAGGTCATGGGCGAGGGTTTCGCGCATGCCTATCTGCCGGTCGACGAGACCGCCGGGCCCATCGCGGTGGTCGGCTGCGCGGGGCTGCCGACCACCAGCAGGGGGCGCGCGGACCAGCAATACTTCTTCGTCAACGGCCGCTTCGTGCGTGACCGCCTGCTCGGACACGCGGTGCGCGCCGCCTACCAGGACGTGCTGCACGGCGACCGTTTCCCGGCCTATGTGCTGTTCCTCGACCTGCCGCCCGAGGCCGTCGACGTCAACGTCCATCCGTCGAAGATCGAAGTGCGGTTCCGCGACTCGCGCGCGATCCACCAGTTCGTGTTCCATGCGGTGCAACGGGCGCTGGCCCGGCACGCCGGCGAGTCCGCACAGACCGCCGACGCGGGCCACGCGGCCTCGCTCGCCGCCACGGCGGACGGCGCGGCGTCGGTGACGTCGTTTGGCGGAGCGCCCTTTGGCGGTGCGCCCTTTGGCGGTGCGCCCTTTGGCGGCGCGCCCTCTGGCGGAGCGCCCTTTGGCGGCGCGCCCTCCGGCGGCGCGCCCTCCGGCGGTGCGCCCTCCGGCGGCACGTCCGGCTCTGGCGGAGGCGCTTTCACCGCATCGGGCACGCGTCCGGGCCAGGGGTCGAGCACCTGGTTGCCGCAACCGCGTTTCCAACCGTCGCTGCCGATCGGTCAGACGGGCGGATCGACCCTTTCGCATTACGACGCACTGTTCGGCCGCCGCGAGCCGGGCACGGCCCCGTCGGGCGCCCCGTCGTTCGGCGGCGAGCGCCGTGCCTCGCCGCTGTTCGCGGCCGAAGGCGATGCGCCGGTCTACGGCGGCGGCAATGACGGCAATGGCGTCAGCGCACCGGCGAACGGCCCTGCCGGTATGCCGGGCGTCGATGGCATCCCGCGCATGCCGTTCGGCCAGACCGGCGACGACGAGGACCATCCGCTGGGTTTCGCCCTGGGACAGGTGCACGGCGTCTACGTGCTGGCGCAGAACACGCGCGGCATGATCATCGTCGACATGCACGCGGCGCACGAACGCATTCTCTACGAACAGTTCAAGACCGCGCTGGCCGATCGTGCGATCGCGGTCCAGCCGCTGTTGATTCCCGTCTCGCTGCCGGCCGATCCGATCGAGATCGGCACGGTCGAGGAAAACCGCGCGACGCTCGATGTCCTGGGGTTCGACATCGCGCCGATCTCGCCGACGACGCTGGCGATCCGCGCCGTCCCGGCCCTGCTCAAGGATGCGGACCTGGTCTTGCTGGCGCGCTCGCTGATTGCGGATCTGCAGGCCTGGGGCGGTTCCCGGGTCTTGACCGAACACCAGCACGCGCTGCTCGGCACGCTCGCCTGCCACCACGCGGTGCGGGCGAACCGGCGGCTGACGCTCGACGAGATGAACGCGCTGCTCCGTCAGATGGAGGCGACCGAACGCGCCGACCAGTGCAATCACGGGCGCCCCACCTGGTACCAGTTGACGATCGGCGATCTCGACCGGCTCTTCATGCGCGGCCAATGAGGCGGACCTCATGACTGCGCATGCACCGGGCACCGACATCGTCTGCCTGCTGGGCCCGACCGCCTCGGGCAAGACCGCCGCCGCGCTGGAGGTGGCCCGCCGTCGTGCCGCGCGCGGTCAGACGGTGGAAATCATCAGCGTCGATTCGGCGCTCGTCTACCGGGGCATGGACATCGGCACCGCGAAACCGACGGCCGCCGAACGCGCGCTGGCGCCGCATCACCTGATCGACATTCGCGATCCGGCCGAGGCGTATTCGGCCGCCGAATTCCGCGCGGACACCTTGCGGCTGAGCGCCGAGATCCTCGCGCGCGGCGCGCTGCCGCTGCTGGTCGGCGGCACCATGCTCTACTACCGGGCGCTGACGCAGGGGCTCGCGGCGTTGCCGGGCGCGGATCCGGCGCTGCGCGCCACGCTCGACGCCGAGGCGCTGACACGCGGCTGGCCCGCGCTGCACGCGCGCCTGGCCGTGCACGATCCGCAGACCGCCGCCCGTCTTGCCCCGAACGACGCGCAGCGCATCCAGCGCGCGCTCGAAGTGTGGATGCTGAGTGGCGAGACGTTGTCGGCGCTGCTCGCGAAACCCGCGCCGGATACCGATACGGCCGGGGAGACGCATTTCGTACCCGTATCGCTGGAGCCCTCGGACCGGTCGGTGCTGCACCGGCGCATCGAGGCGCGCTTCGATGCGATGCTGGCGGGGGGACTCGTCGACGAGGTGGCGCGCCTGCGCGCGCGCGGCGATCTCACCGCGGCGCTGCCGGCGATGCGCTGCGTGGGGTACCGGCAGGTCTGGGACTATCTGGACGGGCCCGACGGCCCCGAGGCATGGCGAATCATGCGCGACAAGGGTGTCTTCGCGACCCGCCAGTTGTGCAAGCGCCAGTTGACCTGGCTGCGCAGCTTCACCGGGCGGCAGGTGGTGGATTGCAGCGCGCCCGACACCGTCGCACGGGCCGCGGACGCGATCGAGGCGCGCTGGGACGGCGCCCCTCACCCATCATTGCGACGTTAGACGACGACGGTCTGCGCCTCGCCCTCGGCGCGCGCGCGTACCTGGCCGATCTGCCAGACGGTCTCGCCCGCCGCCGCCAGCAGCGCGCTCGCCGCGGCCGCATCGCCGGCCGATACGACCATCACCAGGCCGATCCCGCAGTTGAAGACCCGGTGCATTTCCGCATCGGCGACGCCGCCATGCTGCTGCAGCCACTGGAACAACGGCGGCAGCGGCCAGGCGCGATGATCGAGTTCGGCGCTCAGGCCGTCGCCGAGGATACGCGGAATGTTCTCGACGAGACCGCCGCCGGTGATGTGGGCGATGCCCTTCACCGCGATCTTCTCGAGCAGCGCGAGCACCGGCTTCACGTAGATGCGGGTGGGCGCCATCAGCGCGTCGGCGAGCGACCGGCCGTCGAAATCCGCGTCGAGGTCGGGCGCGGCGCGCTCGATGATCTTGCGCACCAGCGAATAGCCGTTCGAATGGATGCCGCTGGAGGCGAGACCCAGCACCACGTCGCCGGAAGCGATGTCGCGCCCGTCGATGATCCGGCTTTTCTCGACCGCGCCGACCGCGAAACCCGCCAGGTCGTATTCGCCGTCCGGGTACATGCCGGGCATTTCCGCCGTTTCGCCGCCGATCAGCGCGCAGCCGGCGAGTTCGCAGCCGGTGGCGATGCCGCCGACGACACGCGCCGCGGTGTCCACGTCGAGCTTGCCGCAGGCGAAGTAATCGAGGAAGAACAGGGGTTCGGCGCCCTGCACCAGGATGTCGTTGACGCTCATCGCGACCAGATCCTGACCGACGGTGTCGTGGCGGTTCAGATCGAACGCCAGGCGCAGCTTCGTGCCCACGCCATCGGTTCCCGACACGAGCACGGGCTCCTTGTAACGCTTCGGTATCTCGAACAACGCGCCGAAACCGCCGATGCCGTTGAGCACGCCTTCGCGCATCGTGCGCTTGGCGAGCGGCTTGATCCGGTCGACGAGCGCGTCGCCGGCATCGATATCCACGCCGGCATCGCGGTAGGACAGTCCCGTGGGCGGCGCGGGCGGAGCGGACGGCGTCGGCTGCGCGTCGAGGGAGTCTTTCGGTTGGTTCATGACGGGGAAGCGGGAAGGTTCGGTAGAATGCGGATTTTAACCCATGCAGACGCCGGGCTGTCCGGTTCCCCTTACACAAATCGACGGTGTCACGCCAACTTCTCCTCGACCTGGGTACACCGCCTCCCGAGACCTTCGACAATT
It encodes the following:
- a CDS encoding N-acetylmuramoyl-L-alanine amidase, which encodes MLIKPFRSIESAASAPHSWGRRKMLYAGASTFALALAPGLARAASVMAVRVWPAEDYTRVTIESDQELKFQQQLLANPDRLVVDLEGIDLDKPLRDLVAKIAPNDPQIEKVRVGQFQPHVVRLVFDLKMAVKPQSFTLPPVSNYRHRMVLDLYPSVAPDPLLALLQKSQGKEQALAQQSTPPQTTLSGPQASGDDPETFFQRYAQAQNGTPRAPVAPAMPAPPVLAQAKPILPPGAVAAPSRRLSPQLALDDYGFKGPGKAGPKTLRLLTIAIDPGHGGEDPGATGMTGMHEKHVVLDIGSKLREKIDAEPNMRAMMTRDDDFFVPLNVRVQKARRVGADLFVSIHADAFTTPQARGSSVFALSDRGASSAAARWMANKENSSDTIGGVPAGIQDVALTRALLDMSTTAQIRDSMKYGSFVLNEIGGINKLHKGSVEQAGFAVLKAPDIPSVLVETAFISNPEEEAKLKNEDYRDQMANAILRGIKKYLAAHPPLAKNTVV
- a CDS encoding VTT domain-containing protein — its product is MDTFLQFVGMLIHIDKFLGIFIQHYGGWVYAILFLIVFCETGLVVLPFLPGDSLLFIAGAFAASGAMSLGMLFVLLLLAAVLGNTLNYLIGSFIGPKVFDSNWRFLDRDALRKTHGFYERHGGKTLVLARFAPVVRTFAPFIAGVSGMSMVRFQAFNVLGAVLWVGALVIAGYFFGNLPFVRQYLNVIVLVGVFAAVVPLAAGAIWKLFRKPRGGVRPN
- the mutL gene encoding DNA mismatch repair endonuclease MutL, which encodes MPAPRAIQALPDQLVSQIAAGEVVERPASVVKELVENALDAGARTLRVVLEGGGVKRISITDDGSGIPAGELPLALLRHATSKIRSLHELEAVATLGFRGEALASIASVAQMSVTSRTAESAHATRIDADTGALTPAAGAVGTTIEVRELYFNTPARRKFLKSEQTEFGHCLEVVRRAALSFPAVAISVLHNGRAVEHWNLAEPMQRIAKVMGEGFAHAYLPVDETAGPIAVVGCAGLPTTSRGRADQQYFFVNGRFVRDRLLGHAVRAAYQDVLHGDRFPAYVLFLDLPPEAVDVNVHPSKIEVRFRDSRAIHQFVFHAVQRALARHAGESAQTADAGHAASLAATADGAASVTSFGGAPFGGAPFGGAPFGGAPSGGAPFGGAPSGGAPSGGAPSGGTSGSGGGAFTASGTRPGQGSSTWLPQPRFQPSLPIGQTGGSTLSHYDALFGRREPGTAPSGAPSFGGERRASPLFAAEGDAPVYGGGNDGNGVSAPANGPAGMPGVDGIPRMPFGQTGDDEDHPLGFALGQVHGVYVLAQNTRGMIIVDMHAAHERILYEQFKTALADRAIAVQPLLIPVSLPADPIEIGTVEENRATLDVLGFDIAPISPTTLAIRAVPALLKDADLVLLARSLIADLQAWGGSRVLTEHQHALLGTLACHHAVRANRRLTLDEMNALLRQMEATERADQCNHGRPTWYQLTIGDLDRLFMRGQ
- the miaA gene encoding tRNA (adenosine(37)-N6)-dimethylallyltransferase MiaA, translated to MTAHAPGTDIVCLLGPTASGKTAAALEVARRRAARGQTVEIISVDSALVYRGMDIGTAKPTAAERALAPHHLIDIRDPAEAYSAAEFRADTLRLSAEILARGALPLLVGGTMLYYRALTQGLAALPGADPALRATLDAEALTRGWPALHARLAVHDPQTAARLAPNDAQRIQRALEVWMLSGETLSALLAKPAPDTDTAGETHFVPVSLEPSDRSVLHRRIEARFDAMLAGGLVDEVARLRARGDLTAALPAMRCVGYRQVWDYLDGPDGPEAWRIMRDKGVFATRQLCKRQLTWLRSFTGRQVVDCSAPDTVARAADAIEARWDGAPHPSLRR
- the purM gene encoding phosphoribosylformylglycinamidine cyclo-ligase gives rise to the protein MNQPKDSLDAQPTPSAPPAPPTGLSYRDAGVDIDAGDALVDRIKPLAKRTMREGVLNGIGGFGALFEIPKRYKEPVLVSGTDGVGTKLRLAFDLNRHDTVGQDLVAMSVNDILVQGAEPLFFLDYFACGKLDVDTAARVVGGIATGCELAGCALIGGETAEMPGMYPDGEYDLAGFAVGAVEKSRIIDGRDIASGDVVLGLASSGIHSNGYSLVRKIIERAAPDLDADFDGRSLADALMAPTRIYVKPVLALLEKIAVKGIAHITGGGLVENIPRILGDGLSAELDHRAWPLPPLFQWLQQHGGVADAEMHRVFNCGIGLVMVVSAGDAAAASALLAAAGETVWQIGQVRARAEGEAQTVVV